Genomic DNA from Nonomuraea rubra:
CCAGCTCGCTCCGCGCGCTCGCCGCGGCCGCCACCACCTTGTCCCTCTGCTCCTCGGTCAGGTGCCCTGCCGCCACGAACTCCCCGGCCGTCCTGGCGATCGTGGAGACGAACCGTCCGTGGGTCGCGAACGGCGCGTGGTCCCAGACGACGTCGAGGAACGTCAGCCCGTCGGTGCCGGGCGAAGGGATCCCGCTGACCGGGACGTCGTACCTGGGCAGCCCGTCGTCGCGTTTCACGTTGGGAACGCCGGAGTCGATGCTCCCGAACACGATCTCCGGCTCCACCCTGCGGAAGTACGCCGAGTGCGCCTGGGTGTCGCCGACGTACCACGGGCGCAGGGTGAACCCGTGCGTCGTGAAGATCGGGTCTCCTGCCGTGCTCGTGCCGGCCCGCGTGATGGCCGCCCGCGAGTAGTCGCCGTCCCGCTTGAGGTACCGGTAGAGCGACAGCTCGCGGTAGGTGCCGCCACCGGGGTCGCCGACGATCGGCATGAGCAGCGGGCCCCACATGACGGACTGCGTGTCCGGCCGGTCGATGGCGCGCTCGATCCGGATGCCGAACGGCATCGAGACGTCGATGACGTCACCGGGACGCCAGGTGCGGCGCAGCGTCACGTAGGTGCCGGGCTCCGCGGCCCGGATCGGCGCCCTGGTTCCGTTGATCCGCACGGTGAAGCCGCTCCTGGCCCATGCGGGGACGCGCAGCTTGATGTCGAGGCTGCCGCTGCCGTCGACGATGAGCTTCGTGCCGGCCTCGCGCGGGAAGTTCGTCTCCTGGGTCACGGCGAAGCCCTTCTCCGCCCAGGTCACGGTGGACGGCACGAAGAGGTTGACCCAGAGGGCCGAGCCGTCGGCGGACTTGAAGTACACGGTGTCCTGGTACTTGGTGTGGTTCTCCAGCCCGGTTCCCCCGCAGCAGGTGCCGGTGTTGCCGTAGGACCTGTTCGCGCCGGGCGTCAGGGGCTGGAAGTAGGTGACCTGCGGGTTGCTCGTGGTGGCCGTGTCGGCTCGCGAACCGGCGATCTGGTTGAAGACGGCCCGCTCGTAGTAGTCGAGATAGGCCGGGTCCTGCGTGTGGAAGAAGAGGTTGCGGGCCAGCTTGGACACGTTGTAGATGGAGCAGGTCTCCGCACCGCCCTGGGCGATCGCGTTGGCGATGTTGTCCCGGTTCTGGAACATCTCGAGGTTGTTGTTGGAGCCCGGGTAGTTCCCGCCGGTGCCTCCGTGCGAGAACATGCGGTGCGGGACGACCATGCCGAAGAAGTTCTTCGCCGCCTGGAGGTAGTCCCGGTCGCCGCTCTGCTCGAAGATCCGCATGTAGCCGACGAAGTTGGGCACGTGCTGGTTGACGTGCAGCCGGGCCGGACGACGCCGGCCGAGCTCGGCCGGGTCGGTCACCACGAGGATGTCCCGGTTCTCGACGCAGGCGCCGAAGAGGGACTCCCGGTTGTCGAAGAGCTTCGCCGTTTCGAGGTGCCTGGCGTCACCGGTCAGGGCGTAGATCTCCGGGAACACCTCGTTGGCGCCGCCGTACTCGCCGGCGATGTAGGTGTCCCACATGAGGTTGAGGTCGCTCCTGGTGATGGGCCCCGGGTATTGCGGGTGGTTCTTGTCTCCGATGGTCAGGGCGAGGTGCGCCCACTCCGCCATCTTGACGACGACGTCGCGGGCCTGCTCGTTGCCGGTCAGGTGGTAGGCGTCCAGCAGGCCCCGCATGATCTTGTGCTGGGTGTACCAGGGTGCCCAGACGTTCGTGTCGAGGTTGCTGCCGTAGACGGCGAACCTGGGCGGCCCGAGCCGGAGCACGGCGTCCTCCGGGATGGCCCCGAGATAGCCGGGATGGGTGGGCACCCACGTCCCGCCACCCCCCTGCGTGGCGGGGACGATGCCGGCGTCGCGGCCGTTCGGTGACGAGTCGAGCGCGGTCGATCCGCCTTCCTCGTCGAAGCGGTACCAGGCGATGTTCCCGCCTCCCGTGGATCCCGCGGCGGAGCTCGTGAGGGACTGGACCTCTCCCGCGCTGAGCGCGCGGTCGAAGATGTGGAACTCGTCGATGGTGGCGTCGAGGAGCGGGTCTCCGTACTGGGACCGGCCGATCCAGATGTTGCCCGGGACGCCGAGGCTGGTCGGGTCGAGCGTCATGGTGGTGTTCGTGGCCACCGCCGAGCCGTTGACGTACAGCGTTCCGACGGTGCCCGAGAGGGTGACGGCGAGGTGGACCCACTGCCCGGCCGGCAGGGCCGACGTGCCCGTGATCTGCTGTTCCTGACCGCTGCCGCCCACGGTGATGGCGAACCGCGGCGGGTTTCCGGTCACGCCCGCGCGGGCGGTCAGGAACATGTTGACCGTGGTGTTCTGGCCGAAGTCGAAGACCCTGCTCCAGTTCTGTGCCGAGGCGAGGTTGACCCAGGTCGCGATCGTGAAGTCGGTGAGCTGGGACACCGCTTCCTGGGGCAGCCGCAGATGCTCCGCGCTGGTGCCGCCGTTGAGGCGCAGACCTCTGCCGAAGCGTCCCTCGACCCGGCCGATGACGGGCTCCTCGGCCTCGTCGCCCCCGCCGGGAGTGTCCATCCGCGCGGTGATGGCGGCCTGGCACGCGGCGAGCTCCTCCACCATCCAGTCGAGCTTGTCCTTGAAGACCTGCTGGCCCTGGTCCGCGTAGGCCTGGGCGAGGGCGCTCAGGTAGTGGCCGGCCCAGTGCCCGCTCAGCAGCCCGCCGTTCTCCCAGCCTCCGGGCACCTGCAGGCCCGGAGGGTTCGGCCGGCCGGCCTGGTCGTTGAAGAGGACGAGGAAGCGGCGTTCGTCGAACGCCTGCAGGAACGCCTTCATCCGGTCACGCTTCTCCTGCAGCAGACCGGCGTTCAGGCGGATCTCGTGCAGCGGGAACGGCCTGACCGCCGTGTTGCTCCCCGCCCCGACGTACGGGATCCCGGCCGGCCCCGGCGCCGCGGTCGTGGTCTGCGCTGCCGCGGGAACGGGCCTGGCCGTCACGGCTAACGCCAGGCCGGCGGCAGACGCGCGGACGAATGTGCGGCGGCTCACTCCCGGCTGCTCGGACGCTGTCATGGTCCGTTTCCCTTCGCTTGCGAGCGGATGATAGCGCTAACATTTCTGTTAGCGCTAACAATCGAGTTCATGGATGAGGTGCTTAGGACGCCTGATGAACTCAGTAAGCCTTCACCCGATATCACCGGCCAGGGCGGCCCGCCGACTGTTACTGATGTGTTGCACATCAGGATGCGGAATACCGCAGGCCGCCCGATGCCCGTTCGAAAGGGTCAGGCGGTGGGGTGGAACGGAAGCCCGATGTTCTCCCCCTGCATCAGCCTGTCGATCGACTGCTGCATCACCTTGCTGTCGTTCAGGTGCGGGAACGGCTCGCCGGCAGGGACGTGCACGCCCAGGAACCGGCAGAGCGGCTCCCACCCTTCCCGCACGTCGAACACGAGCAGCCGCTCAGGCGGCAGGCTCTCCTTCACCGTGGCCGCGTGCCGCTCGAAGGCCGCGATGCTGTCCTTCTCGTCGGGGACCTCGCCGAAGGGCCGGTCGCTGCCCAGCCCCTCCCTGATCATGCGCTCGAGCAGCGGGCGGGTGGTCTGCATGTTCTGCACCAGACCGGCCATCTCCGGTGCCAGCCGCTCGGCCTGTAACCGCGCCGGGCCGTTGGCGATGAGCGTCCGCATGCTCGCGAACCAGGCGGACGGGTCGCGTACCGTGAGGACGACCTTGGCCTCGGGGTACGCGGCCGCCAGCTCGCGCCAGAAGAACGAGGCAGGCCAGTCCACAGCGGAACGGAATCCCTCGAACACGGCATCCCAGTCCGGCACCACGTCCCTGTCGGCCAGGGGCGCCCACCGCAGGGCACGGTCGCGGTCGGACCCGACGTCGAACATGTGGTGGCAGGGCCCGAACCCGAGCCGCTCCAGTGCCGCCTTCATCGAGCTCGTACCAGTGCGCGGGAATCCCGCGCCGATCACGGTCAGCATGGTGATCCTCCATGAGGTGTCGGCTTGCCCCGATCATGATGGTGTGATCATGAGCCTGGCAATGCCCCTGTCGGCCCCGGAATCCGACGGCACCGCCGTACCGGAGCCGAGAGGTCACCCGGACGCCGCCTGCCGCTGCGGCGGGTAGTCGTCGACGAACATGGAGTCGTGGAGGCGCGCGGTCTTACTGGCGAGGCGGGTCAGGGCGCGGCTGGGCCCCGCGGGCAGGGCGGAGATCAGCCGGGCGCCCTGGGCCAGCCCCCACACGCCGAGGCGGGACGCAGGAATCAGGGTGCGCGCCGCGCTCAGCGCCACCTCGCGGCTGCCGCGCACGGGCTCCGCCATCGCGCGCTCGTAGGCGGGGAACGCGCGCTCGTGGTCGCCGCCCGCCCGCGCCAGCTCACCGGCGAGGACGTACGCGCCGACGACGGCCAGGCTGGTGCTGCCGCCGACGGCCGGGCCGGGGCAGTAACCGGCGTCGCCGACGAGCGTCACCCTCCCCCGCGACCAGGTGTCCATGCGGAGCTGGGTGATGGAGTCGAAGTAGAACGCGGGGGTGCGGTCGAGCTCGTCCAGCCAGCGCTCCACCTCCGGGTGCATGCCCTTGAACGCGTCGCGCAGCAGCTCCTTCTGCCTGGGGACGTCGCGGTGGTGGTAGTCGAGCTGCCGCTCGCTGCGGAACAGGAACAGCACCCGCGCGTCGCCGAGGTGCCGCGCGCCGTACATGCCGGCGGTGCGGCCCACGCCGACGTGGATGCGCAGCTCGCCGTCGAGGCCGGAGAGGTTGGGCAGGGACAGAACCCCGAGGTAGGCGCCGATGAAGGCGCTGAAGGCGGACTCGTCGCCGAAGGCCAGGCGGCGCACGTTGGAGTGCAGCCCGTCGGCGCCGACGACGAGGTCGAAGCGGCGCGGCGCGGCGTTCTCGAACCGCACCTCGCCGCCGGGCGAGATCGAGGTGATCGAGTCGCCGAAGACGTACTCGACGTCGTCGCGGGCCGCGTCGTGGTAGATCTCGCTCAGGTCGTCGCGCATGATCTCGACGTGCCTCTCGGAGGTGGCGCTGAAGATCTTGGCGAGGTCCGCCCGGACGGGACGCCGTGCGCCCTCCCGGTGCACGCTCATCCGGCTCGTGCCGGTGGCCCGCCCCTCGATGCGCGGCAGCACGCCCATCTTCTCCGAGATGTCGACCGCGGGCCGGAACAGGTCTACCGCGTGGCCGCCGGTCTTGCGCAGCGCCGGCGCGCGCTCGACGACGGTCACGGAGAAGCCGTGCCTGACGAGCCAGTACGCCAGCACCGGTCCGGCCACGCTGGCGCCGGAGATGAGAATCCGCATGAGACGAACG
This window encodes:
- a CDS encoding FAD-dependent monooxygenase, with the protein product MRILISGASVAGPVLAYWLVRHGFSVTVVERAPALRKTGGHAVDLFRPAVDISEKMGVLPRIEGRATGTSRMSVHREGARRPVRADLAKIFSATSERHVEIMRDDLSEIYHDAARDDVEYVFGDSITSISPGGEVRFENAAPRRFDLVVGADGLHSNVRRLAFGDESAFSAFIGAYLGVLSLPNLSGLDGELRIHVGVGRTAGMYGARHLGDARVLFLFRSERQLDYHHRDVPRQKELLRDAFKGMHPEVERWLDELDRTPAFYFDSITQLRMDTWSRGRVTLVGDAGYCPGPAVGGSTSLAVVGAYVLAGELARAGGDHERAFPAYERAMAEPVRGSREVALSAARTLIPASRLGVWGLAQGARLISALPAGPSRALTRLASKTARLHDSMFVDDYPPQRQAASG
- a CDS encoding sulfotransferase family protein — protein: MLTVIGAGFPRTGTSSMKAALERLGFGPCHHMFDVGSDRDRALRWAPLADRDVVPDWDAVFEGFRSAVDWPASFFWRELAAAYPEAKVVLTVRDPSAWFASMRTLIANGPARLQAERLAPEMAGLVQNMQTTRPLLERMIREGLGSDRPFGEVPDEKDSIAAFERHAATVKESLPPERLLVFDVREGWEPLCRFLGVHVPAGEPFPHLNDSKVMQQSIDRLMQGENIGLPFHPTA
- a CDS encoding beta-L-arabinofuranosidase domain-containing protein, coding for MTASEQPGVSRRTFVRASAAGLALAVTARPVPAAAQTTTAAPGPAGIPYVGAGSNTAVRPFPLHEIRLNAGLLQEKRDRMKAFLQAFDERRFLVLFNDQAGRPNPPGLQVPGGWENGGLLSGHWAGHYLSALAQAYADQGQQVFKDKLDWMVEELAACQAAITARMDTPGGGDEAEEPVIGRVEGRFGRGLRLNGGTSAEHLRLPQEAVSQLTDFTIATWVNLASAQNWSRVFDFGQNTTVNMFLTARAGVTGNPPRFAITVGGSGQEQQITGTSALPAGQWVHLAVTLSGTVGTLYVNGSAVATNTTMTLDPTSLGVPGNIWIGRSQYGDPLLDATIDEFHIFDRALSAGEVQSLTSSAAGSTGGGNIAWYRFDEEGGSTALDSSPNGRDAGIVPATQGGGGTWVPTHPGYLGAIPEDAVLRLGPPRFAVYGSNLDTNVWAPWYTQHKIMRGLLDAYHLTGNEQARDVVVKMAEWAHLALTIGDKNHPQYPGPITRSDLNLMWDTYIAGEYGGANEVFPEIYALTGDARHLETAKLFDNRESLFGACVENRDILVVTDPAELGRRRPARLHVNQHVPNFVGYMRIFEQSGDRDYLQAAKNFFGMVVPHRMFSHGGTGGNYPGSNNNLEMFQNRDNIANAIAQGGAETCSIYNVSKLARNLFFHTQDPAYLDYYERAVFNQIAGSRADTATTSNPQVTYFQPLTPGANRSYGNTGTCCGGTGLENHTKYQDTVYFKSADGSALWVNLFVPSTVTWAEKGFAVTQETNFPREAGTKLIVDGSGSLDIKLRVPAWARSGFTVRINGTRAPIRAAEPGTYVTLRRTWRPGDVIDVSMPFGIRIERAIDRPDTQSVMWGPLLMPIVGDPGGGTYRELSLYRYLKRDGDYSRAAITRAGTSTAGDPIFTTHGFTLRPWYVGDTQAHSAYFRRVEPEIVFGSIDSGVPNVKRDDGLPRYDVPVSGIPSPGTDGLTFLDVVWDHAPFATHGRFVSTIARTAGEFVAAGHLTEEQRDKVVAAAASARSELAPEA